In Maridesulfovibrio sp., a single genomic region encodes these proteins:
- the mfd gene encoding transcription-repair coupling factor: MSLPSELSVFANGKGTNIRVFKSGPGSQAFAAHSLHSRGQATVVVAPGAREYSELKALLTLFGSSGARSKGSIVPSWDQEWLFLPPYTCKSPAASEWAERWAALHGLSLGGKRSVLLTADNLLMKWPSPAVLDNNYIVLSKGEEMDPELLIEQAVTWGYSRTKLVSGYGEMSMRGDILDIYAPGYELPVRLEFFGDILEEIRLFDPATQRSKADLDEITLLPVAPAMLSGSYIDDAVGHWDQLKRTGEISSEGYTLLQEKAENADGMIWPGLFYPDSSDLKSFLPGNAVYVLSSASNLRSKLQDQEYAWKTYLLDKSAHSGCKWPVHAVCWNEERARTSWRDERQIVFEDLIIGREKDGVDLPEKSITAFSDIFWKPEQMKRPWAAFVTALKEWRSERFQTVLSFRTERSRRKFLSLIEPEQLGISVEYSPLNKGIYALVSPLRNGMELEWNQTLILGEEVIQPESSRAARGGDKAFEGMTSYEDLLPDDLLVHRDYGLSRFGGLHHMNVGDVSNDYLLLFFDADDKLYVPVDRLNLIQKFKGPEGACPVLDKLGGSRWSKTREKARKAIEKIAGELVEMYAYRKIAKGYAYGPLTDMYWEFESTFGFEETPDQERAIQDVFRDMESPEPMDRLVCGDVGFGKTEVALRAAFRAVLDGKQVVLLCPTTVLAEQHYQTFVQRMEGFAVTVGMLSRFVPRPRQKRVLEDLASGKLDILIGTHRILSKDVEAPNLGLLILDEEQRFGVRHKERIKEMRKNIDALTLTATPIPRTLQLSLSGVRSLSTIETPPVDRKPVETALIERDEAMLASVVKRELERGGQIFWVHNRVQGLERVVEFVKKLAPEASIGMAHGQMTEKNLEETIHKFWHKELDILVATAIIESGLDFPNANTLIVDQAQMFGLGQLYQLRGRVGRSTRQAYAYFVVSSLDSLSEKAKRRMQIILQLDYLGAGFKVAMEDLRLRGAGNILGEVQSGQMAKVGLDLFLEMLDEEVRRLKGDESAPSAEPELNFVFRAHLPEEFVPDGRERLRYYRALSSAATEARIEELAAEIKDRFGHFPEAVENFISVLYLKRTLARLGVIRADLFPSRAVLLWDEKNNPVDPARLIGWVGEQDGKARLKPPAGLEIRFDGESGISKGLDNVCKKLEPLL; encoded by the coding sequence TTGTCTTTACCCTCCGAACTTTCCGTTTTTGCCAACGGGAAAGGAACGAATATACGTGTTTTTAAGAGCGGTCCTGGGTCCCAGGCTTTTGCCGCGCATTCCCTGCATTCGCGCGGGCAGGCTACGGTTGTTGTAGCGCCGGGAGCCCGCGAATATTCCGAACTCAAGGCCCTGCTGACTCTCTTTGGCAGCAGCGGGGCAAGATCCAAGGGCAGCATTGTCCCTTCGTGGGATCAGGAGTGGCTTTTTCTGCCTCCGTACACCTGCAAATCTCCAGCTGCTTCGGAGTGGGCTGAACGCTGGGCCGCCCTGCACGGTCTTTCCCTTGGCGGTAAGCGTTCCGTGCTGCTCACCGCTGACAACCTGCTTATGAAGTGGCCGTCACCGGCCGTTCTGGACAACAACTACATAGTGCTTTCCAAGGGCGAGGAGATGGACCCGGAACTGCTCATAGAGCAGGCTGTCACCTGGGGATATTCCAGAACCAAACTGGTTTCCGGTTACGGTGAAATGTCCATGCGCGGGGATATCCTCGATATCTATGCTCCCGGTTACGAATTGCCGGTACGGCTGGAATTTTTCGGTGATATCCTTGAAGAAATAAGGCTTTTCGATCCGGCCACGCAGCGTTCCAAAGCTGATCTGGACGAAATAACCCTGTTGCCGGTGGCTCCGGCAATGCTCAGCGGATCTTACATTGACGATGCTGTAGGGCACTGGGACCAGCTTAAGCGGACCGGGGAAATTTCTTCCGAAGGATATACTCTTTTGCAGGAGAAGGCTGAAAATGCTGACGGCATGATCTGGCCCGGTCTTTTTTATCCTGATTCCTCGGACCTTAAATCGTTTTTACCCGGAAATGCCGTTTACGTGCTCTCTTCAGCTTCCAACCTGCGTTCCAAGCTTCAGGATCAGGAATACGCATGGAAGACGTATCTTCTGGATAAATCAGCCCATTCCGGGTGCAAGTGGCCGGTCCATGCAGTCTGCTGGAATGAGGAGCGGGCCCGCACTTCATGGCGGGACGAACGCCAGATTGTTTTCGAGGACCTTATCATCGGGCGGGAAAAGGACGGTGTTGATCTGCCGGAGAAATCGATCACCGCTTTCAGCGATATTTTCTGGAAGCCCGAACAGATGAAACGGCCCTGGGCCGCATTTGTAACAGCGCTCAAAGAATGGCGTTCCGAACGATTCCAGACGGTGCTCAGTTTTCGAACCGAACGGTCCCGCAGAAAATTTCTTTCTCTCATTGAGCCGGAACAACTAGGTATCAGCGTTGAATATTCTCCGCTTAACAAGGGGATATACGCGCTTGTTTCGCCGCTTAGAAACGGTATGGAACTGGAGTGGAACCAGACCCTGATCCTCGGAGAAGAGGTCATCCAGCCGGAATCGTCCAGAGCAGCGCGCGGCGGAGATAAGGCTTTCGAGGGCATGACCAGCTACGAAGACCTGCTCCCGGATGATCTGCTGGTACACAGGGATTACGGTCTGTCCCGTTTCGGCGGTCTGCATCACATGAATGTGGGCGATGTTTCCAACGACTACCTGCTGTTGTTCTTTGATGCCGATGACAAGCTTTACGTGCCGGTTGACCGACTGAATCTTATCCAGAAGTTCAAGGGGCCAGAGGGGGCTTGTCCGGTTCTCGACAAACTCGGTGGTTCGCGTTGGTCAAAGACCCGCGAGAAGGCGCGCAAGGCGATTGAAAAAATTGCCGGTGAACTCGTGGAGATGTATGCCTACCGCAAGATCGCCAAAGGCTACGCCTACGGCCCTCTGACCGATATGTACTGGGAGTTTGAATCCACTTTCGGATTTGAGGAAACCCCGGATCAGGAGCGTGCCATTCAGGATGTTTTTCGGGATATGGAAAGTCCGGAACCCATGGACCGGCTGGTCTGTGGTGATGTGGGCTTCGGCAAGACGGAAGTGGCCCTTCGCGCGGCATTCCGTGCTGTGCTGGACGGAAAACAGGTTGTCCTGCTTTGTCCCACAACTGTTCTTGCCGAGCAGCATTACCAGACTTTCGTGCAGCGCATGGAAGGGTTCGCCGTTACCGTAGGCATGCTCAGCCGCTTTGTGCCCCGGCCCAGACAGAAAAGGGTGCTTGAAGATCTGGCTTCCGGCAAACTGGATATCCTTATCGGAACCCACAGGATTCTGTCCAAGGATGTGGAGGCTCCGAACCTCGGCCTGCTGATCCTTGACGAAGAGCAGCGTTTCGGCGTCCGGCACAAGGAGCGCATCAAGGAAATGCGCAAAAACATTGATGCCCTGACTCTGACCGCGACACCCATTCCACGTACTCTGCAACTCTCTCTTTCCGGGGTGCGCAGCCTGAGCACAATCGAAACTCCGCCGGTTGACCGCAAGCCGGTTGAAACTGCGCTTATCGAGCGGGACGAAGCCATGCTTGCCTCGGTTGTCAAACGGGAGCTTGAGCGCGGCGGGCAGATTTTCTGGGTTCACAACCGGGTGCAGGGGCTTGAGCGTGTTGTCGAATTCGTCAAGAAACTTGCCCCTGAAGCCAGCATCGGCATGGCCCACGGGCAGATGACCGAAAAGAATCTGGAAGAAACCATACACAAGTTCTGGCACAAGGAGCTTGATATCCTTGTTGCTACCGCCATAATCGAATCCGGTCTGGATTTCCCCAACGCGAACACCCTGATTGTTGATCAGGCCCAGATGTTCGGCTTAGGCCAGCTCTATCAGCTGCGCGGAAGGGTGGGGCGCAGCACCAGACAGGCGTATGCCTATTTCGTGGTATCGTCCCTTGATTCATTGTCCGAAAAGGCCAAGCGCCGTATGCAGATCATTCTGCAGCTGGATTATCTGGGTGCCGGATTCAAGGTTGCCATGGAAGACCTGCGGCTGCGTGGCGCAGGAAATATACTGGGAGAGGTCCAGTCCGGGCAGATGGCCAAGGTCGGGCTTGATCTGTTTCTGGAAATGCTGGATGAGGAAGTACGCCGTCTCAAAGGAGATGAGTCTGCTCCTTCCGCAGAACCGGAGCTCAATTTCGTCTTTCGAGCGCATCTGCCGGAAGAATTCGTGCCTGACGGCAGGGAAAGGCTGCGTTACTACCGGGCTCTTTCCTCTGCTGCAACCGAAGCAAGGATTGAGGAGCTCGCCGCCGAGATCAAGGACCGTTTCGGTCATTTTCCTGAAGCGGTGGAGAATTTCATTTCCGTGCTTTATCTGAAGCGCACGCTGGCCAGACTTGGCGTTATCCGTGCCGATCTGTTTCCATCCAGGGCGGTTTTGCTCTGGGATGAAAAGAATAACCCTGTTGATCCTGCGAGATTGATCGGGTGGGTCGGGGAGCAGGACGGGAAGGCCCGCCTCAAGC
- a CDS encoding chemotaxis protein CheW, producing MEEGKKITLDAELIQLVTFSIGDEEFGVDILKVQEIIRTMEITKVPRAPAFVEGVINLRGKVIPIIDLRSKFGLIIREHDQNTRIIVVEINDMIVGFVVDSVSEVLRIPASTVEPPPPVVSGLDSEYISGVGKLSDRLLILLDLNRLLSNDEQEQLAQV from the coding sequence ATGGAAGAAGGTAAGAAGATAACTCTTGATGCAGAGCTTATTCAGCTGGTTACCTTCAGTATCGGAGACGAGGAGTTCGGAGTTGATATCCTGAAGGTTCAGGAAATCATCAGGACCATGGAAATTACCAAGGTCCCGCGTGCTCCCGCCTTTGTGGAAGGGGTGATAAACCTGCGCGGAAAGGTTATTCCGATTATTGATCTTCGCAGCAAGTTCGGCCTTATCATCAGGGAACACGACCAGAATACCCGTATCATAGTTGTTGAAATAAACGATATGATTGTCGGGTTCGTTGTCGATTCCGTTTCCGAGGTTCTTAGAATTCCCGCCTCCACGGTGGAGCCGCCGCCGCCGGTTGTTTCCGGTCTTGACTCCGAATATATAAGCGGGGTCGGCAAGCTTTCGGACAGGCTGCTTATTCTGCTTGATCTCAACCGGCTTCTGTCCAACGATGAACAGGAGCAGCTTGCGCAGGTATAA
- a CDS encoding UDP-glucose/GDP-mannose dehydrogenase family protein, producing MNICIVGTGYVGLVSAACFAEMGNHVWCVDVDPNVVTTLKQGKIHIFEPGLEDLVKRNYEDERLFFTTDLKEGMAKAKLIFICVGTPCGADGSCDLKYVEAVAREVGQTINEPKIIVDKSTVPVGTADKVRKIVREELDKRGLDIDFDVASNPEFLKEGDAVNDFMKPDRVVVGTEKSDTRKAFETLYAPYARSREKLIFMGTRSAEMTKYAANCMLATKISFINEMAGICEKVGANVREVRIGIGADHRIGYYFIYPGVGYGGSCFPKDVKALINTAREVGARPELIEAVDSVNNRQKKMLASKILNYYDQQGGVRGKTLALWGLAFKANTDDMRESSALSIISELTAAGMKIRAFDPVAHTKAAAILRDNDLVEIVNNQYEVLEGANALAVVTDWNQFRNPDFDRIKEALVAPIIFDGRNLYDPAHMGDSGFAYFSVGRRAVGTER from the coding sequence ATGAACATTTGTATTGTCGGTACCGGCTATGTAGGCCTGGTCAGTGCGGCTTGTTTTGCCGAGATGGGTAACCACGTCTGGTGCGTGGATGTTGATCCCAATGTCGTAACTACCCTTAAGCAGGGTAAAATTCATATTTTCGAACCCGGACTTGAAGATCTGGTCAAGCGCAACTACGAGGATGAAAGGCTTTTTTTCACCACCGACCTCAAGGAAGGAATGGCGAAGGCCAAGCTTATTTTCATATGCGTCGGAACTCCCTGCGGGGCCGACGGAAGCTGTGACCTGAAGTATGTGGAAGCCGTCGCCCGTGAAGTGGGGCAGACAATCAACGAGCCGAAAATCATCGTGGACAAGTCCACTGTTCCCGTAGGCACGGCGGACAAGGTTCGCAAGATTGTCCGGGAGGAACTGGATAAGCGCGGGCTTGATATTGATTTCGATGTCGCCTCGAACCCGGAATTTCTCAAGGAAGGCGACGCCGTTAATGATTTCATGAAGCCTGACCGGGTTGTGGTGGGTACCGAGAAGTCGGACACCCGTAAGGCATTCGAAACCCTGTACGCTCCGTACGCCCGCAGCCGTGAAAAACTCATTTTCATGGGAACAAGAAGCGCGGAAATGACCAAGTATGCTGCCAACTGCATGCTTGCCACCAAAATTTCATTCATCAATGAAATGGCCGGAATCTGCGAAAAGGTCGGAGCCAATGTCAGAGAGGTCCGCATCGGGATCGGAGCGGATCACAGAATAGGATACTATTTCATTTACCCCGGAGTAGGGTACGGCGGTTCCTGCTTTCCCAAGGATGTGAAGGCCCTGATCAACACCGCTCGTGAAGTTGGCGCGCGTCCTGAGCTTATCGAAGCTGTGGATTCAGTAAACAACCGTCAGAAGAAAATGCTCGCCAGCAAGATACTGAACTACTACGACCAGCAGGGCGGAGTACGCGGTAAAACCCTTGCGTTGTGGGGACTTGCTTTCAAAGCCAACACGGATGATATGCGTGAGTCATCAGCTCTTTCCATTATTTCCGAGCTTACTGCCGCAGGCATGAAGATCCGTGCTTTTGATCCGGTTGCTCACACAAAAGCTGCCGCTATCCTGCGTGATAATGATCTGGTGGAGATTGTTAACAACCAGTACGAAGTGCTCGAGGGAGCAAATGCTCTGGCCGTTGTCACTGACTGGAACCAGTTCCGGAATCCTGATTTCGACAGAATAAAAGAAGCGCTTGTGGCCCCGATTATTTTTGACGGGCGCAACCTGTATGACCCTGCTCATATGGGTGACAGCGGATTTGCCTATTTCAGCGTCGGCCGCAGAGCGGTCGGAACGGAAAGATAG